One window of the Pedobacter ginsengisoli genome contains the following:
- a CDS encoding ABC transporter ATP-binding protein, whose amino-acid sequence MEEQIISVKNLTKQYQTEQASGVRNISFDIKKGNIVAIIGESGSGKSTLLKCIYGLLKVDSGEVLFYGKRILGPDEQLIPGHKQMKMVTQDFSLNIYAKVYDNIASMLSNTNVQSKHAKTMDMMEHLHIMHLKDKKITELSGGEQQRVAIAKALVSDTSVLLLDEPFSQVDALLKNQLRADIKRIAADTGVTVIMVSHDPADGLFLSDELLILKGGELLQKGKPSHIYHHPDHIYTAQILGNAVVLNTEDALKLGINANKAHVVFYPEWVELKSSWNSRRFEVKDVYYKGFYEELLLERNGVKIRAIQLNRGEHKKNDHVQANISHFLEYNT is encoded by the coding sequence GTGGAAGAACAGATCATTAGCGTAAAGAACCTTACCAAACAATATCAGACTGAACAGGCTTCTGGTGTCAGAAATATTAGTTTTGATATTAAAAAGGGCAATATAGTAGCCATTATTGGAGAAAGCGGAAGCGGAAAATCGACATTGCTGAAATGTATTTATGGCTTACTAAAGGTAGATAGCGGTGAAGTGCTTTTTTATGGGAAAAGGATACTTGGACCAGATGAGCAGCTCATACCCGGCCATAAACAAATGAAAATGGTTACACAGGATTTTTCCCTTAATATCTACGCCAAGGTATATGATAACATCGCTTCCATGCTGTCTAACACAAATGTGCAGTCCAAACATGCTAAAACAATGGATATGATGGAGCATTTGCACATCATGCACCTTAAAGACAAGAAAATTACCGAATTAAGTGGCGGTGAACAACAACGCGTTGCCATAGCCAAAGCCTTAGTAAGTGATACTTCGGTTTTATTGTTGGATGAACCTTTTAGTCAGGTAGATGCATTGTTGAAAAATCAACTCCGTGCCGATATTAAACGAATTGCTGCTGATACAGGTGTTACGGTGATCATGGTTTCTCACGATCCCGCGGATGGTTTATTCTTGTCAGATGAATTGCTGATTCTTAAAGGTGGAGAGCTTTTACAGAAAGGGAAACCATCACATATATATCATCACCCTGATCATATTTATACCGCTCAAATACTAGGTAATGCTGTAGTCCTAAACACAGAGGATGCTTTAAAACTGGGTATTAATGCAAACAAAGCACATGTAGTTTTTTATCCGGAATGGGTTGAACTAAAAAGCTCATGGAACAGCAGGCGCTTTGAAGTTAAAGATGTTTACTACAAAGGTTTTTATGAAGAGTTACTGCTCGAAAGAAACGGAGTTAAAATAAGAGCAATCCAACTGAACAGGGGAGAGCATAAAAAGAATGATCATGTTCAGGCAAACATTAGTCATTTTTTAGAATATAACACCTAA
- a CDS encoding outer membrane beta-barrel protein, whose product MKRLILAALIVSGLTGAIAQNVNAQQDTTVTKERKMKKFDMDLGVGISIGKKDSTGKTNMSKGRFIGGITITRVDLGFSRLIDNGSFTLSPENDFLDYRGGKTSTFSFDIIQFGYRFNSNFKIYLAGGFDWTHIRLNKDITMQKNANELSYVQEDIHFSKNRFSSSYVHIPFNFELRTKENDHGNRFYFVFGPEVGFLLNGKVKQISNERGKVKVSDDYNFQSFRYGGTVRLGYGAFGVFAKYYASDMFSTTAQKGLKNMSFGVTLGLN is encoded by the coding sequence ATGAAACGTCTAATATTAGCAGCACTTATTGTAAGCGGACTTACCGGTGCTATAGCTCAAAATGTAAATGCCCAGCAGGATACCACTGTTACCAAAGAACGTAAAATGAAAAAGTTCGATATGGACCTTGGTGTTGGTATCAGCATTGGTAAAAAAGATTCTACCGGAAAAACCAATATGTCAAAGGGGCGTTTTATAGGGGGAATAACCATCACCAGAGTAGACCTTGGGTTTTCAAGATTAATAGATAACGGAAGTTTTACTTTATCTCCTGAAAATGACTTTTTAGATTACAGAGGCGGAAAAACAAGTACATTTTCTTTTGATATCATTCAGTTTGGCTATCGGTTTAATTCAAACTTTAAGATTTACCTGGCTGGTGGATTCGACTGGACTCACATCAGGTTAAATAAAGATATAACCATGCAAAAAAATGCAAATGAGCTTTCTTATGTTCAGGAAGATATCCATTTCTCTAAAAACCGTTTTTCAAGCAGCTATGTGCACATACCTTTTAACTTTGAATTGCGTACTAAAGAAAATGACCATGGTAACCGTTTTTACTTTGTATTCGGACCAGAAGTTGGTTTCCTTTTAAATGGAAAAGTAAAACAGATCAGTAACGAAAGAGGAAAAGTAAAAGTTAGTGATGATTATAACTTCCAGTCTTTCCGTTACGGAGGTACAGTTAGGTTGGGTTATGGTGCTTTTGGTGTATTTGCTAAGTACTACGCTAGCGATATGTTTTCTACAACAGCCCAGAAAGGATTAAAAAACATGTCATTCGGTGTAACGCTTGGCTTAAATTAA
- a CDS encoding RNA polymerase sigma factor: MKLTQYSINELLEGCKAGNRKMQEALYRQTAPKMLVVCMRYAKDTMEAEDVLQMGYIKVFQKINEYRGDGAFEGWIRKVMVNTAIESYRKNLRSMNVVPIEDAYDQPSTGFDFSRLGMQDLLKVIQKLADGYRVVFNMYIIEGYSHKEIAETLGISEGASKSQLSRARAILKEEIIKMEGINYATHAG, from the coding sequence ATGAAATTGACGCAATATAGTATAAATGAATTATTAGAAGGATGCAAAGCAGGCAACCGGAAGATGCAGGAGGCCCTGTACAGGCAAACTGCACCTAAGATGCTGGTAGTTTGTATGCGTTATGCAAAAGATACGATGGAGGCCGAAGACGTATTGCAAATGGGATATATTAAGGTTTTTCAGAAAATAAATGAATATAGGGGCGATGGGGCTTTTGAAGGCTGGATTAGAAAAGTGATGGTAAATACGGCTATTGAAAGTTATCGTAAAAATTTAAGGTCAATGAATGTTGTTCCAATAGAAGATGCATATGATCAGCCATCAACAGGTTTTGATTTTAGCAGATTAGGGATGCAGGATTTATTAAAAGTGATCCAAAAGCTGGCCGATGGTTATAGAGTGGTATTTAACATGTACATTATAGAAGGGTATTCTCATAAAGAAATTGCTGAAACATTGGGCATCTCTGAAGGAGCAAGCAAATCGCAATTGTCCAGAGCAAGAGCGATATTAAAAGAAGAAATAATAAAAATGGAGGGCATAAATTATGCAACGCATGCAGGATAA
- the hemJ gene encoding protoporphyrinogen oxidase HemJ has protein sequence MEKYYLYILSVHIIFVVSWMAGLFYSVRLFIYHTEAEDKPEIERNILQKEYERIEAKLWNIITTPAMVLTVLAGVGMVCIHPFLLQMPWFHVKLGFVAALLIYHFICQNIMKQLKHGKCKISSFNLRLWNEVATILLVAIVFTVVLKSAVNWIYGLVGLIIFSVVIMLGVKWYKHYRKKHNC, from the coding sequence ATGGAGAAATACTATTTATACATTCTGTCTGTTCACATCATCTTTGTTGTAAGCTGGATGGCGGGGTTGTTTTATAGTGTACGTCTGTTTATTTATCATACTGAAGCCGAAGACAAGCCTGAAATTGAACGTAACATCCTCCAGAAGGAATACGAACGGATAGAGGCCAAACTTTGGAATATCATTACTACACCTGCAATGGTACTAACCGTACTTGCAGGTGTAGGAATGGTTTGCATACATCCTTTTTTATTACAAATGCCCTGGTTTCATGTAAAACTTGGGTTTGTAGCAGCGCTGCTTATCTATCATTTTATTTGCCAGAATATAATGAAGCAGTTGAAACACGGAAAATGCAAAATAAGTTCGTTTAACCTTAGGTTATGGAACGAGGTAGCAACAATCCTTCTTGTAGCCATTGTATTCACAGTGGTGCTAAAAAGTGCGGTGAACTGGATTTATGGCCTTGTTGGGCTCATCATATTTTCCGTAGTGATTATGCTTGGCGTAAAATGGTACAAACATTACCGTAAAAAGCACAATTGCTAA
- the hemE gene encoding uroporphyrinogen decarboxylase: MNTLFLDAAFSKQTERPPVWMMRQAGRFMPEYWEIKNKYSFLEMCKTPEIAADVTMLPVDLLGIDAAILFSDILVTGEAMGGDLSFTQGVGPKFANPVRTLKDVDALEIDVLDRLQYVADAIKVIQQRLNGSIPLIGFAGAPFTVMSYLVEGGSSKDFKTTKLLIHNRPEVAHKLLAKIAKVTADYLNLQIAAGVNAIQIFDSWAQALSWNDYQEFSHRYIQEIIANLNRKDIPVISFCKGSSVFAPIMAEAKPDVVSVDWNADLLNIKKSLPAGIAVQGNLDPHILYADKTVIKREILRLFERMRGENGFIFNLGHGIMPDIPFDNVKYAIEVIKDFKY; the protein is encoded by the coding sequence ATGAACACGTTATTTTTAGATGCAGCATTTTCAAAGCAAACAGAACGCCCACCAGTTTGGATGATGCGTCAGGCTGGCCGTTTTATGCCTGAATACTGGGAGATCAAAAACAAATACTCCTTCCTTGAAATGTGCAAAACACCTGAAATTGCTGCTGATGTAACTATGTTGCCGGTTGATTTACTGGGTATCGATGCAGCTATTTTGTTTTCTGATATTTTAGTAACTGGAGAAGCAATGGGCGGAGACTTAAGCTTTACCCAGGGTGTAGGACCAAAATTTGCAAATCCTGTACGTACTTTAAAAGATGTGGATGCACTTGAGATTGATGTGTTAGATCGCCTACAGTATGTAGCTGATGCAATTAAGGTAATACAACAACGTTTAAACGGAAGCATTCCTCTAATTGGTTTTGCAGGTGCTCCTTTTACAGTTATGAGCTACCTTGTTGAGGGTGGTTCATCAAAAGACTTTAAAACAACCAAGCTGCTGATTCACAATCGACCTGAGGTTGCACACAAACTACTGGCTAAAATTGCAAAAGTTACTGCCGATTATCTGAACCTTCAGATTGCTGCAGGCGTTAATGCTATTCAAATATTTGACAGCTGGGCACAGGCTTTATCATGGAATGATTACCAGGAGTTTTCTCACCGCTATATTCAGGAAATCATAGCTAATCTGAACAGAAAAGACATCCCTGTAATTTCTTTTTGTAAAGGAAGTTCTGTATTTGCACCTATAATGGCTGAGGCTAAGCCAGATGTAGTTTCGGTAGACTGGAACGCTGACCTGTTAAATATCAAAAAAAGCCTGCCAGCAGGTATTGCAGTTCAGGGTAACCTGGATCCACATATTTTATATGCTGATAAAACCGTTATTAAAAGAGAAATTCTTCGCTTATTTGAGCGTATGCGTGGTGAGAATGGATTTATCTTTAATCTTGGTCATGGCATTATGCCGGATATTCCATTCGATAATGTAAAATATGCCATTGAGGTAATCAAAGACTTTAAATACTAA
- a CDS encoding response regulator transcription factor yields the protein MQQKLRILLVEDEDHLLDAIKLNLELEGYKVHAVKDGKTALKVFKEERFNLIILDVMLPEMDGFQVCETIRLENTEVPILFLTAKNTSEDRVMGLKKGADDYLVKPFNLEELILRVGILVKRSMKADDLKEINSYKIGDKTIYFNSFELKQDDGVIVPLTKKETMLLKLLIERKNEAVSREQILETVWNYDVYPSTRTIDNFILTFRKYFEPDQKNPVYFHSIRGVGYKFTDIH from the coding sequence ATGCAACAGAAATTAAGAATATTACTGGTTGAGGATGAAGACCACTTATTAGATGCGATAAAATTAAACCTTGAACTTGAAGGTTATAAAGTTCATGCGGTAAAAGATGGTAAAACGGCTTTAAAGGTTTTTAAAGAAGAACGTTTTAACCTGATTATTCTGGATGTGATGCTACCTGAAATGGACGGTTTCCAGGTTTGTGAAACAATTCGTTTAGAAAATACTGAAGTTCCTATTCTTTTCCTCACAGCTAAAAATACTAGCGAAGACCGTGTTATGGGGCTAAAAAAAGGTGCCGATGATTACCTGGTTAAACCATTTAATCTGGAAGAACTGATTTTAAGAGTTGGCATTTTGGTAAAACGCAGTATGAAAGCTGACGATTTGAAAGAAATTAACTCTTATAAAATCGGAGATAAAACCATCTATTTTAACTCTTTTGAATTAAAACAAGATGATGGTGTTATTGTTCCTTTAACAAAAAAAGAGACCATGCTTTTAAAATTACTGATTGAGCGTAAAAACGAAGCAGTATCGCGCGAGCAGATTTTAGAAACGGTTTGGAACTACGATGTTTATCCATCAACACGTACTATCGATAACTTTATATTAACCTTCCGTAAGTATTTTGAACCTGATCAAAAAAATCCGGTGTATTTTCATTCTATCAGAGGTGTTGGCTATAAATTTACTGATATTCATTAA
- a CDS encoding sensor histidine kinase, with protein MKKSIVIFYFLLLYSLVQLISWGTLVVKLQPSRMAMVMGEGSVFLFLLCIGAYFLHQSIKKEERLREQQQNFLLSVTHELKSPLAAIKLSIQTIVKRDLDRARQTSLLNNSLKDIERLDDLVENMLLATKIENRSYSFPKEEFDLSEMVTRITDRLQIHSCGCEQLINPKIQPGVKVVGDQFALSSVVTNLVENAVKYSGPCAEVGVELTKKDGHPFLRVTDKGPGIPDAEKMLIFDKFYRVGDENVRKSKGTGLGLFIVKEVLQSHDADISVKDNAPQGAIFEITFS; from the coding sequence TTGAAGAAATCAATCGTTATATTTTATTTCCTGCTATTGTACTCTTTAGTGCAATTAATTTCGTGGGGCACGCTTGTAGTAAAGCTACAACCGTCCAGAATGGCGATGGTAATGGGCGAGGGATCTGTATTTCTTTTCTTGTTGTGTATTGGAGCGTATTTTTTACATCAGTCTATTAAAAAGGAAGAAAGATTAAGAGAGCAGCAACAGAACTTTTTACTCTCGGTAACACATGAGCTAAAATCGCCTTTAGCGGCTATAAAATTATCCATACAAACCATTGTTAAGCGTGATCTGGATAGAGCCAGGCAAACTTCTTTACTGAATAATTCATTAAAGGATATTGAACGCTTAGATGATCTTGTTGAAAACATGTTATTGGCTACCAAGATCGAAAACAGGTCTTATTCGTTCCCTAAAGAAGAATTTGACTTGTCTGAAATGGTTACAAGAATCACTGATAGGTTACAGATCCATTCATGTGGTTGTGAGCAGCTAATAAATCCTAAAATACAACCAGGTGTTAAAGTAGTGGGTGATCAGTTTGCACTGTCCTCAGTAGTTACTAACCTGGTCGAAAATGCAGTTAAATATTCTGGACCTTGTGCAGAGGTTGGTGTGGAATTGACAAAGAAAGATGGGCATCCTTTTTTAAGGGTAACTGACAAAGGGCCAGGTATACCTGACGCTGAAAAGATGCTTATTTTTGACAAATTCTATCGTGTTGGTGATGAGAATGTCAGAAAATCAAAAGGAACGGGTTTAGGCCTGTTTATTGTTAAGGAAGTTCTACAAAGCCATGACGCTGATATCAGCGTTAAAGATAACGCACCACAAGGTGCAATTTTTGAAATAACATTTAGTTGA
- the hemL gene encoding glutamate-1-semialdehyde 2,1-aminomutase has product MLESLKKIFSGNEGDMPVNTGGKPDISREKSAELYEKAKNYFPGGVNSPVRAFKSVYGTPLFIQKGDGCYVWDADGNQFIDFCASWGPLILGHNNAKVREKVTEVMQNGMSFGAPTALENELAELIIKNNKFVEKIRFTSSGTEAVMSAIRLARGYTGRDKIIKFEGCYHGHSDSLLVKAGSGLVTFGETSSAGVPKSFAQETIVIPLNDTEALTKAFEQFKDEVAAVIIEGIPANNGLLMQDPEYIQFLQNICKEHKALLIFDEVITGFRLGFEGAAGHYGVKPDIVTYGKIIGGGLPVGMYGASAEIMSHISPDGGVYQAGTLSGNPVAMAAGIAQLTELLRSGFYKDLNNKASEFAESIQRFATARNYKLKVFYVGSIFWLAFTDKGKIQTAEDIDPASMEKFKIMHRELLNRGIYLGPSGYEVGFISAAHTKIELEKAKRAIFDSLDVVFRNK; this is encoded by the coding sequence ATGTTAGAATCTTTAAAAAAAATATTTTCGGGAAATGAAGGTGATATGCCTGTAAATACAGGAGGTAAACCCGATATTTCCAGAGAGAAATCAGCAGAATTGTATGAGAAGGCTAAAAACTATTTCCCGGGCGGTGTAAATTCCCCGGTTAGGGCTTTTAAATCAGTTTACGGAACACCATTATTTATTCAAAAAGGTGATGGATGCTATGTATGGGATGCTGATGGAAATCAATTTATAGATTTTTGCGCAAGCTGGGGTCCATTAATTCTAGGGCATAATAATGCTAAAGTTCGCGAAAAGGTTACAGAAGTAATGCAAAACGGAATGAGCTTCGGCGCTCCTACAGCATTAGAAAATGAACTTGCAGAACTGATCATTAAGAACAATAAATTTGTAGAAAAGATACGTTTTACCAGTTCCGGTACTGAAGCAGTAATGTCTGCAATCAGGTTAGCACGTGGATATACTGGTCGTGATAAAATCATCAAATTTGAAGGTTGTTATCATGGACATAGCGATTCGTTATTGGTAAAAGCAGGTTCAGGTCTGGTTACCTTTGGCGAAACTTCTTCGGCGGGTGTTCCAAAATCATTTGCTCAGGAAACCATTGTAATTCCTTTGAATGATACCGAAGCTTTGACAAAGGCATTTGAACAATTTAAAGATGAAGTAGCTGCAGTTATTATCGAGGGTATTCCTGCTAACAATGGGTTATTAATGCAAGACCCTGAATATATTCAGTTTTTACAGAATATCTGTAAAGAGCATAAAGCGCTTTTAATATTTGATGAGGTAATCACCGGATTCAGATTGGGATTTGAAGGTGCTGCCGGACATTATGGCGTAAAACCTGACATAGTTACCTATGGTAAAATAATAGGTGGAGGTTTGCCTGTTGGAATGTATGGTGCATCAGCCGAAATCATGTCTCATATTTCTCCTGATGGAGGGGTTTATCAGGCAGGTACATTATCCGGAAATCCGGTAGCCATGGCTGCGGGTATTGCTCAGTTAACCGAGTTATTGCGCTCGGGTTTTTATAAAGACCTAAACAATAAAGCTTCTGAGTTTGCTGAGAGTATACAGCGTTTTGCTACCGCAAGGAACTATAAGTTAAAAGTATTCTATGTAGGTTCTATTTTCTGGTTGGCTTTTACCGATAAAGGTAAAATTCAAACTGCAGAAGATATTGATCCGGCAAGTATGGAGAAATTTAAAATAATGCACAGAGAGTTGTTAAATAGAGGTATTTACCTTGGACCATCAGGTTATGAGGTAGGTTTCATTTCTGCTGCGCATACTAAGATAGAGCTTGAAAAAGCAAAGAGAGCAATATTTGATAGTCTTGATGTTGTTTTCAGGAATAAGTAA
- the hemB gene encoding porphobilinogen synthase yields MLHRPRRLRKNPVVREMVAETRLSKDMFIYPYFVVPGKNVIHPLGAMPGISHFSEDTLVKDVEKGLKLGVNKIMLFGVGDEKSEDAHSAYHDHSLVPSAVRLLKKNFGNDLYIVTDVCVCSYTTHGHCGILENDYVQNDATVEVIAKMGLTHAQAGADMLAPSDMMDGRVGAMRSVLDGAGFVNTAIMSHATKFASAYYGPFREAADCAPNKGDRKAYQMDFRNGNEALREALLDESEGADVLMVKPALAYLDVMHNLKQHTDLPIACYNVSGEYSMIKAAAEKGWIDEQKVVMETMHAFARAGASIITTYHIRDIVEKNWM; encoded by the coding sequence ATGTTACACCGCCCACGTAGATTGAGGAAAAACCCGGTTGTTAGGGAAATGGTAGCTGAAACAAGGCTATCTAAAGATATGTTCATTTATCCGTACTTTGTTGTGCCGGGTAAAAATGTTATTCATCCTTTAGGTGCAATGCCCGGTATCAGTCATTTCTCTGAAGATACATTGGTTAAAGATGTTGAAAAGGGACTTAAATTAGGTGTAAACAAAATCATGCTGTTTGGTGTTGGAGATGAGAAAAGTGAGGATGCACATTCTGCATATCATGACCATTCTTTAGTGCCTTCGGCTGTTCGTTTACTTAAGAAAAATTTTGGCAACGACCTATATATTGTTACAGATGTTTGCGTTTGTTCATATACTACACACGGACATTGTGGTATATTAGAAAACGACTATGTGCAAAATGATGCAACTGTTGAAGTGATTGCCAAAATGGGACTTACTCATGCACAAGCAGGTGCCGATATGCTAGCTCCTTCGGATATGATGGATGGTAGAGTTGGTGCAATGCGAAGTGTACTCGATGGGGCAGGCTTTGTAAATACGGCAATCATGTCGCACGCTACAAAATTTGCGTCGGCATATTATGGCCCATTTAGAGAGGCCGCTGATTGTGCTCCGAATAAAGGAGACAGAAAAGCCTATCAAATGGATTTTAGGAATGGTAATGAAGCGCTAAGAGAAGCATTACTTGACGAAAGTGAGGGAGCGGATGTATTAATGGTTAAGCCTGCCTTGGCCTACCTTGATGTAATGCACAATTTAAAACAGCATACAGATTTGCCTATAGCATGCTACAACGTATCAGGAGAGTATTCTATGATAAAAGCAGCTGCAGAAAAAGGCTGGATAGATGAACAAAAAGTAGTGATGGAGACCATGCATGCATTTGCACGCGCAGGAGCAAGCATTATAACAACTTACCACATAAGAGATATTGTAGAAAAGAATTGGATGTAA
- the hemC gene encoding hydroxymethylbilane synthase encodes MKRLTIGTRGSDLALWQANFIKDKLAGIGVEADLKIIKTQGDKILNLRLDKLEGKGFFTKELEEELLGGTIDIAVHSHKDLPTVHPAGLTIAAVTEREDPAELLLILKDCVDITQKLSLKTGAMVGTSSNRRKAQILALRPDLNIEDLRGNVPTRIQKLRDEDYDAILLAKAGVNRLNIDLSEFHVEVVDTTELVPAPAQGALAIQIRENDSELFDLLQKIHDPSTAEEIAIERKVLNLFEGGCHMPLGCYCKKEDGLYEVWTSKAETDEDFPDRLFYRVESLDGLAEKIVSRFAPDRKFPSRVFISREVGEHNYFRKALTKHDIEIEARSLIRTFPIVTVLDQYHFRRVDWIFFSSRNAVDYFFNLKPVLPKHVKFGVAGRGSEDSLRKAGYLADYVGEGGDIEEVAELFAKEVAGKTVLFPRAQDSLLSIQKALTEDTKVIDLPIYETVFEDNIDQTYADVLIFTSPSNVDAYFVENLLDPGQKVIAIGNSTAKKFDEMGIKYTLPYSPDEIGLAEAVFGIEIK; translated from the coding sequence GTGAAAAGACTTACTATCGGTACAAGAGGCAGCGACCTGGCTTTATGGCAAGCCAACTTCATTAAAGATAAACTTGCAGGGATTGGCGTTGAGGCAGATTTGAAAATCATCAAAACGCAAGGCGACAAGATTTTAAACTTACGATTAGATAAACTGGAAGGTAAAGGTTTTTTTACCAAAGAACTGGAAGAAGAACTTTTAGGTGGAACCATCGATATAGCAGTACACTCTCATAAAGATTTGCCTACAGTGCATCCGGCAGGACTAACTATTGCTGCGGTTACTGAACGGGAAGATCCGGCAGAACTCCTTTTAATATTAAAAGACTGTGTAGACATTACTCAAAAATTGTCGCTTAAAACAGGCGCAATGGTAGGAACTTCGTCTAACAGACGCAAAGCGCAGATATTGGCATTGCGTCCTGATTTAAATATTGAAGACTTAAGAGGTAACGTGCCTACAAGGATCCAAAAACTCAGAGATGAAGATTATGACGCAATTCTCCTGGCTAAAGCCGGTGTGAATCGTTTAAATATTGATCTGTCAGAATTCCACGTAGAAGTAGTAGATACAACTGAACTGGTTCCTGCACCTGCACAAGGAGCTTTAGCTATTCAGATCAGAGAAAACGATAGTGAATTATTTGACCTGCTTCAAAAAATACACGATCCATCAACTGCCGAGGAAATTGCTATTGAGCGTAAAGTGTTGAACTTGTTTGAAGGCGGTTGTCACATGCCTTTAGGTTGTTACTGCAAAAAGGAGGATGGCTTATATGAGGTTTGGACCTCTAAAGCAGAAACTGACGAAGATTTTCCTGATCGTTTGTTTTACAGAGTGGAAAGCCTTGATGGTTTAGCCGAAAAGATTGTAAGTCGATTTGCTCCGGATAGGAAATTCCCATCAAGAGTATTTATTTCCCGAGAAGTTGGAGAACATAATTATTTTAGAAAAGCTTTAACAAAACACGATATAGAAATTGAAGCGAGATCGCTGATCCGTACTTTTCCTATTGTAACCGTACTTGATCAATATCATTTCAGAAGAGTAGACTGGATCTTTTTTAGCAGCAGAAACGCAGTAGATTATTTCTTTAATCTAAAACCTGTATTGCCTAAGCACGTTAAATTCGGTGTTGCCGGCAGAGGTTCTGAAGATTCATTAAGAAAAGCTGGTTATTTGGCCGATTATGTTGGAGAGGGTGGTGATATTGAGGAGGTAGCAGAGCTTTTTGCTAAAGAAGTAGCAGGGAAAACTGTGCTGTTCCCAAGAGCACAGGATTCGCTATTAAGTATTCAGAAAGCTTTAACTGAAGATACAAAAGTAATAGACTTACCTATTTATGAAACTGTATTTGAGGACAACATAGATCAGACTTATGCCGATGTGCTGATTTTTACCAGCCCATCAAATGTTGACGCTTATTTTGTAGAGAATTTATTAGATCCAGGGCAAAAGGTTATTGCTATTGGTAACTCTACGGCGAAGAAATTTGATGAAATGGGTATAAAATATACATTACCCTACTCACCAGATGAGATCGGTTTGGCTGAAGCTGTGTTTGGGATTGAGATAAAGTAG